A region of Vigna radiata var. radiata cultivar VC1973A chromosome 6, Vradiata_ver6, whole genome shotgun sequence DNA encodes the following proteins:
- the LOC106764237 gene encoding zinc finger with UFM1-specific peptidase domain protein isoform X3 codes for MNMESSTCPFCDLSVPSSELQSHANAHFDDNDADYSSPSVSGLHFGGGVRGRDNVVLKMYEKISCLVDVQRRGEFYKVERGLMALLRDCLESEAENSRSILTCYVDHFQSLEFKDVGWGCGWRNIQMLSSHLMTQRPEAREAMFGRSGFVPDIPSLQRWLEIAWERGFDAPGAEQFNHAVYGSKKWIGATECAALLRSFGLRVRVVDFGPKESEELYLSVLGSSVGEKDLVKSNDKRKRKTSNTYGPMDRYVSRCVAQSSCNQDAKSCPSLVRVGDAVDKESSSGNRVLYGKEKLNEGHQVLMDFVWNYFSHKNTVQFDHNNVLISEKTPLYFQHDGHSRTIVGIQVKHQRSGIAQYNLLVLDPGHVLFDQLKLVKLQSLTNFKK; via the exons ATGAACATGGAGTCATCCACTTGCCCCTTCTGTGATTTATCTGTTCCTTCCTCTGAACTCCAAtc GCACGCTAACGCCCATTTCGACGACAACGACGCTGATTATAGCTCCCCTTCG GTTAGTGGTTTGCACTTTGGTGGTGGAGTAAGGGGTAGGGATAATGTGGTTTTGAAAATGTATGAAAAGATCTCTTGCTTAGTTGATGTGCAAAGAAGGGGAGAGTTTTACAAGGTTGAAAGAGGTTTGATGGCCTTGTTGAGAGACTGTTTGGAGTCTGAGGCTGAAAACTCAAGAAGCATTTTGACATGTTATGTTGATCATTTCCAGAGCCTTGAGTTTAAGGATGTTGGATGGGGTTGTGGTTGGCGTAACATTCAAATGCTTAGCTCTCACTTAATGACACAAAGGCCAGAAGCAAGAGAAGCTATGTTTGGCCGTTCAGGGTTTGTTCCTGATATCCCATCACTCCAGAGGTGGCTTGAGATTGCTTGGGAAAGGGGTTTTGATGCACCTGGTGCTGAACAGTTTAACCATGCTGTCTATGGCTCAAAAAAATGGATTGGAGCTACTGAATGTGCTGCCCTTTTGCGTTCTTTTGGTCTCCGGGTGAGGGTAGTGGATTTTGGTCCTAAGGAATCTGAGGAACTCTATCTATCTGTCCTTGGTTCAAGTGTTGGGGAAAAGGATCTTGTGAAAAGTAACGATAAAAGGAAGAGGAAAACATCAAATACTTATGGACCAATGGATAGATATGTGTCTCGCTGTGTTGCTCAATCAAGTTGCAACCAAGATGCAAAGTCATGTCCTTCCCTTGTACGTGTTGGTGACGCTGTGGATAAAGAAAGTAGTAGTGGTAATAGAGTACTATACGGCAAAGAGAAACTAAATGAGGGTCACCAAGTTCTTATGGACTTTGTGTGGAATTACTTCTCCCATAAAAACACCGTTCAATTTGATCACAACAATGTTCTTATCAGTGAGAAAAC GCCACTGTACTTTCAGCATGATGGACATTCAAGAACAATAGTTGGAATTCAAGTCAAGCATCAACGGTCTGGAATTGCACAATACAATCTCCTGGTTCTGGATCCCGGTcat GTGCTTTTTGATCAATTGAAACTGGTCAAACTACAAAGCTtaacgaattttaaaaaataa
- the LOC106765058 gene encoding autophagy-related protein 13a isoform X3, with protein sequence MQPELGKLEQIVYQFLLKCLHIILDSRVPFLRPHDRSGDLSIGSRVRRSDKWFNLALGDRPSALDNLNFWHRNLMDPMIIDIILVHDVAGSSVETVIERWVVQYDCPRVVAPQTGDITSSYKKTYQKSIVLFRALYSQMRLLPAYKIFRQLSTYSHSCNFDIVYKVSSFSDPFSRAEGGMMEEYNFTPIEALPGRLCISVTFRTVLSELNLECSASLPTKIITDYVGSPSTDPLRSFPVSDKGVGATSFPLRGIAPPSSSPLDRPHSWTSGFHRAAHFVQNHPYVGSPPVYRGSSKPNDYPSPPIDNYGVRLPNHRILNQQRSTSYDEYQLSPPFSSSPSPSPPTYFYASNPIQTHIRSETAPVTIPHPVIGRSTRNLSPNFSDPSRNSLPPLSPRRNDGSFQESPSGIRSLRKLEASRTGHKFVRDSKDDSGRFSALLSSSGSPRIGFSRTSSRLSFQDELDDGDFSCPFDVDDVDAPDVQSSMNSQNVDGKSTAEITSTSLPIGRKSQDAAVGVLVHMLRTAPPLRQDPSCYSSHSPKAELDGGVATASGFFMPRKTADALEELRGYREMRDLLLSKSGTRILNKHKA encoded by the exons ATGCAGCCTGAATTAGGCAAATTGGAACAGATtgtttatcaatttcttttgaAGTGCTTGCACATCATTTTGGACTCAAGGGTACCTTTTTTGCGCCCCCATGATAGAAGTGGTGACTTATCCATAGGTTCTCGTGTGAGGAGGAGTGACAAGTGGTTTAACTTGGCATTAGGTGATAGGCCTTCTGCTCTGGATAACTTGAACTTCTGGCACAGGAATTTGATGGATCCAATGATAATTGACATTATACTAGTTCATGATGTGGCTGGTTCTTCTGTTGAGACAGTCATAGAGAGGTGGGTTGTTCAGTATGATTGTCCCCGTGTAGTGGCTCCTCAAACAGGTGACATTACTAGCTCTTACAAGAAGACATACCAGAAGTCAATAGTCCTTTTCCGAGCTCTTTACTCTCAGATGAGGCTTCTCCCTGCTTATAAGATATTCAGGCAGTTAAGCACATATAGTCATAGTtgtaattttgatattgtttACAAGGTGTCTTCATTTAGCGATCCTTTCTCTAGGGCAGAAGGGGGAATGATGGAAGAATATAATTTCACTCCTATTGAGGCTCTTCCTGGTCGCCTTTGTATATCTGTGACCTTCAGAACTGTGCTATCTGAGTTAAACCTTGAGTGTTCAGCTTCATTGCCAACCAAAATAATCACTGATTATGTTGGAAGCCCCAGTACTGATCCTTTGAGGTCTTTCCCTGTCTCGGATAAGGGTGTTGGGGCCACTTCCTTTCCACTAAGAGGGATAGCACCACCATCATCTTCACCACTTGATCGTCCTCATAGCTGGACTAGTGGTTTCCATAGAGCAGCACATTTTGTACAGAATCATCCTTATGTTGGTTCCCCACCAGTGTATCGGGGTTCTTCCAAGCCGAATGACTATCCATCCCCACCTATTGATAATTATGGTGTCAGATTACCCAACCATCGAATACTGAATCAGCAAAGATCTACTAGTTATGATGAGTATCAactttctcctcctttctcATCTTCACCATCTCCATCGCCACCTACATACTTCTATGCTAGCAATCCAATACAAACTCACATTCGCTCTGAAACTGCCCCTGTAACTATACCTCATCCAGTAATAGGAAGAAGCACTAGAAATCTTTCTCCTAATTTTTCAGATCCTAGTCGAAATTCTCTGCCCCCTTTATCTCCCAGAAGGAATGATGGTTCATTCCAAGAGTCTCCATCTGGAATCAGGTCACTCAGGAAATTAGAAGCTTCAAGGACTGGTCATAAG TTTGTCAGAGACAGCAAGGATGATTCAGGGAGGTTCTCAGCATTGTTGTCCTCAAGTGGCTCACCACGCATTGGATTTTCAAGAACCTCAAGTAGATTATCATTTCAGGATGAGTTGGATGATGGTGACTTTTCGTGTCcttttgatgttgatgatgttgatgcacCAGATGTCCAATCCAG caTGAACAGTCAGAATGTGGATGGGAAGAGTACAGCAGAGATCACTTCAACATCACTGCCAATTGGAAGAAAATCACAAGATGCTGCTGTTGGTGTTCTTGTGCACATGCTGAGGACAGCGCCTCCATTGCGCCAAGATCCAAGCTGCTATTCATCCCATTCCCCAAAGGCTGAACTTGATGGAGGAGTTGCCACTGCTTCTGGTTTTTTCATGCCGCGAAAGACAGCAGATGCACTTGAAGAGCTGAGGGGTTACAGAGAGATGAGAGACCTTCTTCTTTCCAAGAGTGGCACCAGGATCTTGAACAAGCATAAAGCTTGA
- the LOC106764237 gene encoding zinc finger with UFM1-specific peptidase domain protein isoform X2 produces the protein MNMESSTCPFCDLSVPSSELQSHANAHFDDNDADYSSPSVSGLHFGGGVRGRDNVVLKMYEKISCLVDVQRRGEFYKVERGLMALLRDCLESEAENSRSILTCYVDHFQSLEFKDVGWGCGWRNIQMLSSHLMTQRPEAREAMFGRSGFVPDIPSLQRWLEIAWERGFDAPGAEQFNHAVYGSKKWIGATECAALLRSFGLRVRVVDFGPKESEELYLSVLGSSVGEKDLVKSNDKRKRKTSNTYGPMDRYVSRCVAQSSCNQDAKSCPSLVRVGDAVDKESSSGNRVLYGKEKLNEGHQVLMDFVWNYFSHKNTVQFDHNNVLISEKTPLYFQHDGHSRTIVGIQVKHQRSGIAQYNLLVLDPGHKLIKRGVHTLKKPQYQLCYVDPGIASEEEMKKLKTIDSVFLEF, from the exons ATGAACATGGAGTCATCCACTTGCCCCTTCTGTGATTTATCTGTTCCTTCCTCTGAACTCCAAtc GCACGCTAACGCCCATTTCGACGACAACGACGCTGATTATAGCTCCCCTTCG GTTAGTGGTTTGCACTTTGGTGGTGGAGTAAGGGGTAGGGATAATGTGGTTTTGAAAATGTATGAAAAGATCTCTTGCTTAGTTGATGTGCAAAGAAGGGGAGAGTTTTACAAGGTTGAAAGAGGTTTGATGGCCTTGTTGAGAGACTGTTTGGAGTCTGAGGCTGAAAACTCAAGAAGCATTTTGACATGTTATGTTGATCATTTCCAGAGCCTTGAGTTTAAGGATGTTGGATGGGGTTGTGGTTGGCGTAACATTCAAATGCTTAGCTCTCACTTAATGACACAAAGGCCAGAAGCAAGAGAAGCTATGTTTGGCCGTTCAGGGTTTGTTCCTGATATCCCATCACTCCAGAGGTGGCTTGAGATTGCTTGGGAAAGGGGTTTTGATGCACCTGGTGCTGAACAGTTTAACCATGCTGTCTATGGCTCAAAAAAATGGATTGGAGCTACTGAATGTGCTGCCCTTTTGCGTTCTTTTGGTCTCCGGGTGAGGGTAGTGGATTTTGGTCCTAAGGAATCTGAGGAACTCTATCTATCTGTCCTTGGTTCAAGTGTTGGGGAAAAGGATCTTGTGAAAAGTAACGATAAAAGGAAGAGGAAAACATCAAATACTTATGGACCAATGGATAGATATGTGTCTCGCTGTGTTGCTCAATCAAGTTGCAACCAAGATGCAAAGTCATGTCCTTCCCTTGTACGTGTTGGTGACGCTGTGGATAAAGAAAGTAGTAGTGGTAATAGAGTACTATACGGCAAAGAGAAACTAAATGAGGGTCACCAAGTTCTTATGGACTTTGTGTGGAATTACTTCTCCCATAAAAACACCGTTCAATTTGATCACAACAATGTTCTTATCAGTGAGAAAAC GCCACTGTACTTTCAGCATGATGGACATTCAAGAACAATAGTTGGAATTCAAGTCAAGCATCAACGGTCTGGAATTGCACAATACAATCTCCTGGTTCTGGATCCCGGTcat AAACTCATAAAAAGAGGAGTGCACACACTAAAGAAGCCACAATAccag TTGTGTTATGTTGATCCTGGAATTGCCAGTGAGGAGGAGATGAAGAAACTCAAGACAATTGATAGTGTCTTCCTTGAATTTTAA
- the LOC106765058 gene encoding autophagy-related protein 13a isoform X2 → MDLQNNMQPELGKLEQIVYQFLLKCLHIILDSRVPFLRPHDRSGDLSIGSRVRRSDKWFNLALGDRPSALDNLNFWHRNLMDPMIIDIILVHDVAGSSVETVIERWVVQYDCPRVVAPQTGDITSSYKKTYQKSIVLFRALYSQMRLLPAYKIFRQLSTYSHSCNFDIVYKVSSFSDPFSRAEGGMMEEYNFTPIEALPGRLCISVTFRTVLSELNLECSASLPTKIITDYVGSPSTDPLRSFPVSDKGVGATSFPLRGIAPPSSSPLDRPHSWTSGFHRAAHFVQNHPYVGSPPVYRGSSKPNDYPSPPIDNYGVRLPNHRILNQQRSTSYDEYQLSPPFSSSPSPSPPTYFYASNPIQTHIRSETAPVTIPHPVIGRSTRNLSPNFSDPSRNSLPPLSPRRNDGSFQESPSGIRSLRKLEASRTGHKFVRDSKDDSGRFSALLSSSGSPRIGFSRTSSRLSFQDELDDGDFSCPFDVDDVDAPDVQSSQNVDGKSTAEITSTSLPIGRKSQDAAVGVLVHMLRTAPPLRQDPSCYSSHSPKAELDGGVATASGFFMPRKTADALEELRGYREMRDLLLSKSGTRILNKHKA, encoded by the exons ATGGATTTGCAGAACAACATGCAGCCTGAATTAGGCAAATTGGAACAGATtgtttatcaatttcttttgaAGTGCTTGCACATCATTTTGGACTCAAGGGTACCTTTTTTGCGCCCCCATGATAGAAGTGGTGACTTATCCATAGGTTCTCGTGTGAGGAGGAGTGACAAGTGGTTTAACTTGGCATTAGGTGATAGGCCTTCTGCTCTGGATAACTTGAACTTCTGGCACAGGAATTTGATGGATCCAATGATAATTGACATTATACTAGTTCATGATGTGGCTGGTTCTTCTGTTGAGACAGTCATAGAGAGGTGGGTTGTTCAGTATGATTGTCCCCGTGTAGTGGCTCCTCAAACAGGTGACATTACTAGCTCTTACAAGAAGACATACCAGAAGTCAATAGTCCTTTTCCGAGCTCTTTACTCTCAGATGAGGCTTCTCCCTGCTTATAAGATATTCAGGCAGTTAAGCACATATAGTCATAGTtgtaattttgatattgtttACAAGGTGTCTTCATTTAGCGATCCTTTCTCTAGGGCAGAAGGGGGAATGATGGAAGAATATAATTTCACTCCTATTGAGGCTCTTCCTGGTCGCCTTTGTATATCTGTGACCTTCAGAACTGTGCTATCTGAGTTAAACCTTGAGTGTTCAGCTTCATTGCCAACCAAAATAATCACTGATTATGTTGGAAGCCCCAGTACTGATCCTTTGAGGTCTTTCCCTGTCTCGGATAAGGGTGTTGGGGCCACTTCCTTTCCACTAAGAGGGATAGCACCACCATCATCTTCACCACTTGATCGTCCTCATAGCTGGACTAGTGGTTTCCATAGAGCAGCACATTTTGTACAGAATCATCCTTATGTTGGTTCCCCACCAGTGTATCGGGGTTCTTCCAAGCCGAATGACTATCCATCCCCACCTATTGATAATTATGGTGTCAGATTACCCAACCATCGAATACTGAATCAGCAAAGATCTACTAGTTATGATGAGTATCAactttctcctcctttctcATCTTCACCATCTCCATCGCCACCTACATACTTCTATGCTAGCAATCCAATACAAACTCACATTCGCTCTGAAACTGCCCCTGTAACTATACCTCATCCAGTAATAGGAAGAAGCACTAGAAATCTTTCTCCTAATTTTTCAGATCCTAGTCGAAATTCTCTGCCCCCTTTATCTCCCAGAAGGAATGATGGTTCATTCCAAGAGTCTCCATCTGGAATCAGGTCACTCAGGAAATTAGAAGCTTCAAGGACTGGTCATAAG TTTGTCAGAGACAGCAAGGATGATTCAGGGAGGTTCTCAGCATTGTTGTCCTCAAGTGGCTCACCACGCATTGGATTTTCAAGAACCTCAAGTAGATTATCATTTCAGGATGAGTTGGATGATGGTGACTTTTCGTGTCcttttgatgttgatgatgttgatgcacCAGATGTCCAATCCAG TCAGAATGTGGATGGGAAGAGTACAGCAGAGATCACTTCAACATCACTGCCAATTGGAAGAAAATCACAAGATGCTGCTGTTGGTGTTCTTGTGCACATGCTGAGGACAGCGCCTCCATTGCGCCAAGATCCAAGCTGCTATTCATCCCATTCCCCAAAGGCTGAACTTGATGGAGGAGTTGCCACTGCTTCTGGTTTTTTCATGCCGCGAAAGACAGCAGATGCACTTGAAGAGCTGAGGGGTTACAGAGAGATGAGAGACCTTCTTCTTTCCAAGAGTGGCACCAGGATCTTGAACAAGCATAAAGCTTGA
- the LOC106764237 gene encoding zinc finger with UFM1-specific peptidase domain protein isoform X1 has product MNMESSTCPFCDLSVPSSELQSHANAHFDDNDADYSSPSVSGLHFGGGVRGRDNVVLKMYEKISCLVDVQRRGEFYKVERGLMALLRDCLESEAENSRSILTCYVDHFQSLEFKDVGWGCGWRNIQMLSSHLMTQRPEAREAMFGRSGFVPDIPSLQRWLEIAWERGFDAPGAEQFNHAVYGSKKWIGATECAALLRSFGLRVRVVDFGPKESEELYLSVLGSSVGEKDLVKSNDKRKRKTSNTYGPMDRYVSRCVAQSSCNQDAKSCPSLVRVGDAVDKESSSGNRVLYGKEKLNEGHQVLMDFVWNYFSHKNTVQFDHNNVLISEKTPLYFQHDGHSRTIVGIQVKHQRSGIAQYNLLVLDPGHRTGALERSLIEKVGWQKLIKRGVHTLKKPQYQLCYVDPGIASEEEMKKLKTIDSVFLEF; this is encoded by the exons ATGAACATGGAGTCATCCACTTGCCCCTTCTGTGATTTATCTGTTCCTTCCTCTGAACTCCAAtc GCACGCTAACGCCCATTTCGACGACAACGACGCTGATTATAGCTCCCCTTCG GTTAGTGGTTTGCACTTTGGTGGTGGAGTAAGGGGTAGGGATAATGTGGTTTTGAAAATGTATGAAAAGATCTCTTGCTTAGTTGATGTGCAAAGAAGGGGAGAGTTTTACAAGGTTGAAAGAGGTTTGATGGCCTTGTTGAGAGACTGTTTGGAGTCTGAGGCTGAAAACTCAAGAAGCATTTTGACATGTTATGTTGATCATTTCCAGAGCCTTGAGTTTAAGGATGTTGGATGGGGTTGTGGTTGGCGTAACATTCAAATGCTTAGCTCTCACTTAATGACACAAAGGCCAGAAGCAAGAGAAGCTATGTTTGGCCGTTCAGGGTTTGTTCCTGATATCCCATCACTCCAGAGGTGGCTTGAGATTGCTTGGGAAAGGGGTTTTGATGCACCTGGTGCTGAACAGTTTAACCATGCTGTCTATGGCTCAAAAAAATGGATTGGAGCTACTGAATGTGCTGCCCTTTTGCGTTCTTTTGGTCTCCGGGTGAGGGTAGTGGATTTTGGTCCTAAGGAATCTGAGGAACTCTATCTATCTGTCCTTGGTTCAAGTGTTGGGGAAAAGGATCTTGTGAAAAGTAACGATAAAAGGAAGAGGAAAACATCAAATACTTATGGACCAATGGATAGATATGTGTCTCGCTGTGTTGCTCAATCAAGTTGCAACCAAGATGCAAAGTCATGTCCTTCCCTTGTACGTGTTGGTGACGCTGTGGATAAAGAAAGTAGTAGTGGTAATAGAGTACTATACGGCAAAGAGAAACTAAATGAGGGTCACCAAGTTCTTATGGACTTTGTGTGGAATTACTTCTCCCATAAAAACACCGTTCAATTTGATCACAACAATGTTCTTATCAGTGAGAAAAC GCCACTGTACTTTCAGCATGATGGACATTCAAGAACAATAGTTGGAATTCAAGTCAAGCATCAACGGTCTGGAATTGCACAATACAATCTCCTGGTTCTGGATCCCGGTcat AGAACTGGTGCTCTAGAAAGATCTCTTATAGAGAAAGTTGGATGGCAGAAACTCATAAAAAGAGGAGTGCACACACTAAAGAAGCCACAATAccag TTGTGTTATGTTGATCCTGGAATTGCCAGTGAGGAGGAGATGAAGAAACTCAAGACAATTGATAGTGTCTTCCTTGAATTTTAA
- the LOC106765058 gene encoding autophagy-related protein 13a isoform X1 gives MDLQNNMQPELGKLEQIVYQFLLKCLHIILDSRVPFLRPHDRSGDLSIGSRVRRSDKWFNLALGDRPSALDNLNFWHRNLMDPMIIDIILVHDVAGSSVETVIERWVVQYDCPRVVAPQTGDITSSYKKTYQKSIVLFRALYSQMRLLPAYKIFRQLSTYSHSCNFDIVYKVSSFSDPFSRAEGGMMEEYNFTPIEALPGRLCISVTFRTVLSELNLECSASLPTKIITDYVGSPSTDPLRSFPVSDKGVGATSFPLRGIAPPSSSPLDRPHSWTSGFHRAAHFVQNHPYVGSPPVYRGSSKPNDYPSPPIDNYGVRLPNHRILNQQRSTSYDEYQLSPPFSSSPSPSPPTYFYASNPIQTHIRSETAPVTIPHPVIGRSTRNLSPNFSDPSRNSLPPLSPRRNDGSFQESPSGIRSLRKLEASRTGHKFVRDSKDDSGRFSALLSSSGSPRIGFSRTSSRLSFQDELDDGDFSCPFDVDDVDAPDVQSSMNSQNVDGKSTAEITSTSLPIGRKSQDAAVGVLVHMLRTAPPLRQDPSCYSSHSPKAELDGGVATASGFFMPRKTADALEELRGYREMRDLLLSKSGTRILNKHKA, from the exons ATGGATTTGCAGAACAACATGCAGCCTGAATTAGGCAAATTGGAACAGATtgtttatcaatttcttttgaAGTGCTTGCACATCATTTTGGACTCAAGGGTACCTTTTTTGCGCCCCCATGATAGAAGTGGTGACTTATCCATAGGTTCTCGTGTGAGGAGGAGTGACAAGTGGTTTAACTTGGCATTAGGTGATAGGCCTTCTGCTCTGGATAACTTGAACTTCTGGCACAGGAATTTGATGGATCCAATGATAATTGACATTATACTAGTTCATGATGTGGCTGGTTCTTCTGTTGAGACAGTCATAGAGAGGTGGGTTGTTCAGTATGATTGTCCCCGTGTAGTGGCTCCTCAAACAGGTGACATTACTAGCTCTTACAAGAAGACATACCAGAAGTCAATAGTCCTTTTCCGAGCTCTTTACTCTCAGATGAGGCTTCTCCCTGCTTATAAGATATTCAGGCAGTTAAGCACATATAGTCATAGTtgtaattttgatattgtttACAAGGTGTCTTCATTTAGCGATCCTTTCTCTAGGGCAGAAGGGGGAATGATGGAAGAATATAATTTCACTCCTATTGAGGCTCTTCCTGGTCGCCTTTGTATATCTGTGACCTTCAGAACTGTGCTATCTGAGTTAAACCTTGAGTGTTCAGCTTCATTGCCAACCAAAATAATCACTGATTATGTTGGAAGCCCCAGTACTGATCCTTTGAGGTCTTTCCCTGTCTCGGATAAGGGTGTTGGGGCCACTTCCTTTCCACTAAGAGGGATAGCACCACCATCATCTTCACCACTTGATCGTCCTCATAGCTGGACTAGTGGTTTCCATAGAGCAGCACATTTTGTACAGAATCATCCTTATGTTGGTTCCCCACCAGTGTATCGGGGTTCTTCCAAGCCGAATGACTATCCATCCCCACCTATTGATAATTATGGTGTCAGATTACCCAACCATCGAATACTGAATCAGCAAAGATCTACTAGTTATGATGAGTATCAactttctcctcctttctcATCTTCACCATCTCCATCGCCACCTACATACTTCTATGCTAGCAATCCAATACAAACTCACATTCGCTCTGAAACTGCCCCTGTAACTATACCTCATCCAGTAATAGGAAGAAGCACTAGAAATCTTTCTCCTAATTTTTCAGATCCTAGTCGAAATTCTCTGCCCCCTTTATCTCCCAGAAGGAATGATGGTTCATTCCAAGAGTCTCCATCTGGAATCAGGTCACTCAGGAAATTAGAAGCTTCAAGGACTGGTCATAAG TTTGTCAGAGACAGCAAGGATGATTCAGGGAGGTTCTCAGCATTGTTGTCCTCAAGTGGCTCACCACGCATTGGATTTTCAAGAACCTCAAGTAGATTATCATTTCAGGATGAGTTGGATGATGGTGACTTTTCGTGTCcttttgatgttgatgatgttgatgcacCAGATGTCCAATCCAG caTGAACAGTCAGAATGTGGATGGGAAGAGTACAGCAGAGATCACTTCAACATCACTGCCAATTGGAAGAAAATCACAAGATGCTGCTGTTGGTGTTCTTGTGCACATGCTGAGGACAGCGCCTCCATTGCGCCAAGATCCAAGCTGCTATTCATCCCATTCCCCAAAGGCTGAACTTGATGGAGGAGTTGCCACTGCTTCTGGTTTTTTCATGCCGCGAAAGACAGCAGATGCACTTGAAGAGCTGAGGGGTTACAGAGAGATGAGAGACCTTCTTCTTTCCAAGAGTGGCACCAGGATCTTGAACAAGCATAAAGCTTGA